Part of the Thermostichus vulcanus str. 'Rupite' genome is shown below.
CGGCAGATCCAAACTCACAGTCTATGGCCCGGACAGGCTCCCATCTTGGGTTACGAAATTCATCAGGGATCCACTCAAACCAACCCTGCTGGCTGTCTGTCTCTGTTTGAACAAGAGAACTTAGGCTGGCGGGATCCCTCCGGTCGGGTGTGGGGCACTTACCTGCATGGGCTCTTCGACAACCACCTTTGGCGACGGCAATGGCTCAACCACCTCAGACAACAAAAAGGTTGGGATCCCTTGCCAGAACTAGAGGGGCACTACGCCCAGCAACGGGAAGCCCTCCTGGAAGAACTCGCCGACCAGTGGCAACCCCACCTCAATTTGAGCCTATTTCACCCTGTAAAGCCAAGCTCGGCTTGAAAGCACCTTGAGACCAAACCCAACTGGGAAGCCTCAAGCCGTAGCCTTTCAACTCACCCGCCTATTTAACCTAGACCTGATGGCTACAGACAGCTTCTGAATAATCTTTACAAAAAGACAAAGTTCGATTATGGCCCTTTCGCGGGTTTACTACAACAACTGTTGTGTCCTTACCTCATTTTGAAAGGGCTCCGGGGATTCCCCCGTGCTAGGTGACTAGCGAAAGGGCTGTAACAAGCTTCCATAGTTCCTTAAATGGTACCTAATAATGTGAACTTATTAACAAGTTGTCCCACGTTATTCCCATGATTTACGGATTGGGTAAAAGATATTGATACTGCCGCTCAGGTTTAACAGTAGTCATAATTACTGAACCATCTCTATTTCAGACGCTTTCAGAGCTAAAGTCACGAATAATGCATAGAATAAGGATAGACGGTAAAAATTGCGCTTATGGAAACAGTAAGACCTTTGGCTATCACATTGAAGCAGCATGTTTGTAGCCAGTTGAGTCAGTGGGCTAAAGAGCAACGATTGCTTCCCTCTTCAGCAGAGTCTCTGACGGATGAGGGACTTGCCGCGGTGGTGAGTCACTTCATCCAATGGGCTTTGGCTCAGGAAGTAAGTTCTACGGATAATCAGCTGGGAAAGGCACAAGCCTGAGTTTGGTTGATGAGCTCGCCTCTCTCAGGCAAAAAGTGACAGAACTGACCCAGCGTGTAGCTCAACTCGAGGAGATAGCCTTGATTTCTTCTCAGCAGGTTTCTTCTCACCCTACCCCAGCAGCTTCGGCATTCAAAGGCCGACCTTCTTCCAATGGGCGTGAATCCTCCACCTCCTCAGCCTTGATCCAAGATCGACCTGAAGAATGGCTCAGCACCGCCGATGCCTTTCGTGCTTTAGGTGGAGATCCTGAAGATTCGGACTCAACGGTTTCCAGCCTCGACGGCACCCGCACTGTTAAGTTTAATACTTTTCGTCTGTGGCAGTCTTCAGAAGCCTATGAGGCGTTTGGCCTAGAACTCAACCGCCGCCGTCGTCTCAGCAAAAAGCCCTGCCTTCGCTTCCTGTCTCCTGAAATGCCAGCAGTGAATGTGAGTGGAGAATCCGCGTAGTTCTAGCGTAGTTCTAACTTAAGCTGTCTTGCGGGAGCGTCGCTGTCTTTTCCGAGGAGAGGGCGGTGAGGGTTGAACAAAAAGATGTTGAACCAGCTCACTCGGTAGAGGTTGATGGAAAAGGTACCCCTGCGCATATTTACAGCCCATAGCCTTCAGAAGGGCAGATTGCTCGGTGGTTTCTACTCCTTCCGCAATGACCTGCAAGTTCAAGTCAAGAGCAAAGCTGACAATGGCACGAATTAGCTCTTCTGCGCCTTGTTGAGCACCGCTGAGGTCTTGGACAAGGAAGGGATTGATCTTGAGGGCACCAATCGGAAACCGATTGAGCTGATGCAGAGAACAGAAGCCAGATCCAAAGTTGTCAATATTAAAGGTGATCTCCCTAGCTTTGAGGCCAGACAATTTTGATTGAGTCTTTTTGCTGCAAGACATCATGGCATCTTCAGTAATCTCTAGCATCAGTTGGTTGGTAGGAAAGTGAACCGCCTCTAAGATTGAAGTTAGGCGAGGAACAAAGTCCTCTTGTTCTAGTTGTGAAGGAGATACATTGACACACAAAGATAGGGGCACAGTAGGCATGAAAATATCCTGCCACTCAAGCACCTTTTGACAAGCAGTAGTCAGAACCCACCAGCCAATCTCTACAGCTAGCCCAGAACGTTCTGCAATTCCCCAAAACTGATTGGGGGTGAGCAACCCTAGCCTGGGGTGAGCCCACCTGAGAAGAGCTTCAAAGCCAATGAGTTTGCCAGACTCCAAGGAAAGAATGCCATGATAGTAAACCTGCAGCTCTTGCCTACGAATGGCCTCTCTCAGCTCCAAATCTTCATCATGAGCCAGTTCGCAATAGTCCCTGGACTCAAGCTGCTTCGAAAAAGTCTGCTGCTCTGCCTTTGATTTTGATGGTGAGAGTTGTATGTTGAATCTACTATTACAGTTATGAAACTCTTGGTGCTTGACTTGTTTTTTAATAAAAGAGGATTGTTCCAGGGGAACAACTATGGGTGTTTCATGCAAAGGTACAGCATCTTCAAGTACCGTGATATGTCCTCTGAGCATGGGCTTTTGAGAATGATCTCGATAAGAGGTCAGATGCTCCTGCACCCATATTGCCTGACCCGTTGAACTCACTAACCGATACCTCAACGATTCACTATGGGAAGAATTTTCAGTAGCTGTTTTTCCTTCCAATAGACTCAACCTTGCCCGATGCACTCTTTGGCGATCCTCGGGATGAACAGCTTCCTTCCAAAGCAACTGGCTGGTTAAGTAGCGCTGTACAGGGTAACCCAGCAAGGCTTCCACCGACTCACCAATGTGATTGAGCATCAAGGTTCGGCCATCAGCTTCCCACAGGATCCCTGGCAGGGTATCGAGCAGTTGGCTGTAATTCTGCTGCAGTTGCCGGAGATGCATCTCACAGCGATGGCGCTGGATCCCAACACCCGCCAGTTGAATGACCTCCTCAATCAGCTGCCAGTCTTCTGAGCTAGGGGCACCTACGCACTCTCTGAATAATGCCAGAAGCCCAATAACGTTGGTACCCTCATCCAAAGCGAAGATCGGGAATACCCAGCAGGAGGCTAACCCCGAAGAGATGACCCAATCCCAGTGACTCCATCCTTGCTGGTTCTGAGTGATGTCGGCTTGAATGATTGGCTCACCAGTTCGGTAGGATTCCCAGAAGATGTTGTCACAGGGAGCCCTAAGGGAATGGTGCAGGGAACGCTGATAACTGGGAGGGAGATCAGTCATCACTATCGTTTCCATCTCTTGCTCAGTGCTGCCACCCAAATGCTGCACCTGTACGATCAGCCCCCCGCGGATAGAGTTGATTTGCTTTTGGAGATACTGGATCAAGTTTTCACCAAGCTCAAATAGGGGGATCCCCAATGCCACCATTGCCGACAAGTGATCAAAATCACCCAGGCTGCTGGATTCCTCTTGTTCAGACATCCCTGCACAAGATTGAACAGACGGGAGTACACCTACACTTGCCAGGGGCTTAGGGGTGGCTATGACTTCCTCAAAAAGGCTCATAAAGGTTATCCCAGGGCGTAAAGGCAAAGTTAAGCAGAGATATCAAATTCAAATCCGAACCTACTCCTACCCAGAGGAGCGCTTATCAGTAGGCCATAATTCGCTGACTAATAACAGTCCGCTAAGAGCAATATCCTGGTTCACACGACTTCAGCAGTTGTACTTACGTAAAAGCAGGCAGATTGGTGTAGTTAAAAATACAATTGAGGCCGATAGCAGTTGAAACAGCAACAGCCTACCTCCTGAACATCCGTGTTGTCACGGAGTTTCCCAGTGTGGACATGGAACTTAAGATTTTCTTTGGCTAGTTATAAAGAAATTCTTAAGAAAGATGGAACATTGGACTCGCCAGGTTAGAAAAGGCTCGATAGATTGCGTGAGATTACGGTTTAGATTACTGGGACTTGCGTTCACGCGCACTCCTTGTGGTTAACAAATGGTTAACAAGCTAAGGTTTGGCGATGTTTGGTGAGGCGGGATCTCCCTATGGCAGTTTGTCAAGTAAGGCTGCCAGATGGTTGTAGGCAGAGTCGACCCAGAGGTTTGCAGGGGATTGAGTGAGGGATGACGGTTCAGTTTCTACAGGGGTATCTTTCTAAACTTGCC
Proteins encoded:
- a CDS encoding sensor domain-containing diguanylate cyclase, coding for MSLFEEVIATPKPLASVGVLPSVQSCAGMSEQEESSSLGDFDHLSAMVALGIPLFELGENLIQYLQKQINSIRGGLIVQVQHLGGSTEQEMETIVMTDLPPSYQRSLHHSLRAPCDNIFWESYRTGEPIIQADITQNQQGWSHWDWVISSGLASCWVFPIFALDEGTNVIGLLALFRECVGAPSSEDWQLIEEVIQLAGVGIQRHRCEMHLRQLQQNYSQLLDTLPGILWEADGRTLMLNHIGESVEALLGYPVQRYLTSQLLWKEAVHPEDRQRVHRARLSLLEGKTATENSSHSESLRYRLVSSTGQAIWVQEHLTSYRDHSQKPMLRGHITVLEDAVPLHETPIVVPLEQSSFIKKQVKHQEFHNCNSRFNIQLSPSKSKAEQQTFSKQLESRDYCELAHDEDLELREAIRRQELQVYYHGILSLESGKLIGFEALLRWAHPRLGLLTPNQFWGIAERSGLAVEIGWWVLTTACQKVLEWQDIFMPTVPLSLCVNVSPSQLEQEDFVPRLTSILEAVHFPTNQLMLEITEDAMMSCSKKTQSKLSGLKAREITFNIDNFGSGFCSLHQLNRFPIGALKINPFLVQDLSGAQQGAEELIRAIVSFALDLNLQVIAEGVETTEQSALLKAMGCKYAQGYLFHQPLPSELVQHLFVQPSPPSPRKRQRRSRKTA